Proteins co-encoded in one Nicotiana sylvestris chromosome 7, ASM39365v2, whole genome shotgun sequence genomic window:
- the LOC138872842 gene encoding uncharacterized protein gives MAPFEALYGRRYRSLIGWFEPSEAKLYGTNLVKDALEKVKLIHERLRPASLDRRVTRIRRRVIHQLWKKGKLRPGFIGPFEVLRRVGEVAYELDLLPSLSRVHPIFHVSMHRRYHADLSHVLDFDTIHLHEILGYEEEPVAIVTRQAR, from the exons atggctccatttgaggctttatatggtcggcgatatCGTTCTCtcattgggtggtttgagcccagCGAGGCTAAATTATATGGTACTAACttggtgaaggatgccttggaaaaggtaaagttgatccatGAGCGACTTCGCCCAGCAAGtttagacagaagagttacgcggattaGAAGGCGCGTGATACATCAGTTATG gaagaagggcaagctaagacCCGGGTTTATAGGCCcgtttgaggtgttgaggcgagttggggaagttgcttatgagcttgatttACTTCCCAGCCTATCAAGGGTTCATCCAATATTTCACGTGTCTATGCACCGGAGGTATCACGCTGACTTgtcacatgtgttagacttcGACACTATTCATCTACATGAGatcttgggttatgaggaggagccagttgctatTGTTACTAGACAGGCTCGctag